The genome window CTCACTCAACTCGTACCTTCTGCCATGTTTGCTTATTGCTATCTAAAGATCACTGCACTGCGAATAAAGTTAAGATCCGTCAAAGGATCAACGGaaggaaaacaaatttaatgcagCACTTTGACTCGCTCCGGCCCGTGGCCAGACTAGAATGCCAAACGCTTCTCGTCCGTTTGTCGCAGGTAACAAGCAGCCAGCCACACTTCCATCCACTTTGTATATCCCACGCAACTGATAAGTGCACATCACATCTCACAGCGTTATGCTACAGCTCTGATTATCGCGATCGTAATctcgtttttgctttttttctcttttatgaTCCGATATGCGATGCCGTGTCGGGCCTCGTTCGTGTGCCGACCAAACGATCcaacaaactgcaaactgcaaagaTAAATACTCTCAGTCCCAGTCTCAGTTTAAACAGATCGTTTGCTACTATTCTGGTCTTTTATGACAGGGCGAGTGATTCTATTTCTGCTAAGTAGAAACTAATTTTATCTGATATGTgaacttattatttttaaacctAATAAAATACATCAGCATATTTTAAAGCCCTAGCTGTCATAACAAAATCACATAATGGAAACTATCAAATTAACTCATCTAAAGTTTGAGCAATGTGTCTAagcaataatttgaaatatttcaagaaaAGTATTCTTTTCCTTAATAATGAATAATCGTATATGAAATTGATATCAGCTACATCAAATTCTCAGTTTTAATACCACTGAAATTTTATCTATCCcatctaattaaattaatttataagcCTTGGACCTCTGCTcttcttattttaataatcatCTAAGAAATGAATATCGAGacaaatcatattttatagtatGAATAACAAAATCTGTCTGAAACTAAACGTATTTTATTCTCTTCATCATTGGATTTTGCTTTAGCAATCATTATACTTAGCAGTTTGAAATATTCCTCTCTCTAAATGTAAAACGTCTCataaacaattaatatatCTTGCTACATACTACATAAAATGtctaaaaaattaatatcaagaaaaattatacatatattatatacactatttaaaatatttttaaaagtattcCCCTTTAAAAATAAGTCCactttaacaaaattaatatctGCTTGCTACATTCTTTGAACAATTGAATCGATTCACATTCAAAcctacataaaatatatattatttaaggtAATAGAGAAACATTACTTAAAAGATTAATATCGAGAAAAATGATAATATGAATAACCACATCTATCTGAAACTAAacttctttattttcttaagtCGTAGAGTTCGTTCattgcattcaaataaaatggtaacataattcaattgaaaCTCCTCTCCACTCATCTCATTTTAGATTAATTTTGTTAACGTTTATGAGTTTTGtgtatacatacaataaattcatttgttgcaattgaaaataaagtcacaatttgcatatgtattttaattaattcaattatgtataagcttatacataaatattgatgcatttcaatttagttttgttttgttttttttttgtgccttgGGATCGTTCCGTTGGCATTTACATGAAGATCATTTCATGGCTACTTGATAAACTAGCATAAGGATTAGAAATGTGAGTATAACCTAATGtttgaaacaattttgcaCACAGTTCCGACAGATTAAGGGGGAGCGACGGTGTCCGACGTCTAACGATCTCGTCGAGCCAAATACCGACGCAAAGAGCTGGATTAAACAGTTGACAAAACAGTTGCcaatgttgcatgttgcatggtTGCTTAACAGTTGTGCGCGTCTGCCGTCGTGGGGGGACACCGTCGCAGGGCGCGCTCCACAAGTGGCTTCCCACAGACGGCTCAACATTCATCCGACATTCTCGTACGACATCGCTGGCCGATCCGTGCTCATGGCCGCTGCACTGGCCGCCGATCCAAAGATCGTTGGcggatgatgttgttgctgctgctgcgattgctgctgctgctggtggggatgctgctgctgctgatgcggATTGTGAGCGTGATGCTGTTGCGACGGCGGCTGCTCGTTGCGCAGTTGGGCCAGCGGGAACATGATGTTGTGCGCCATCTGTGGATGATGCAGATGCTGCTCATtgggcggcggcggcggtggctgCTGATGGGCggcatgttgctgctgatgagcAGCCTCCAGTTTGCGCTGTTCGCTTTGCTGTTGATGCACCTTCTCGGCACTCTCCTCGTACTTCTTCTGCAGCTGAAACAGTGGCAGCTGCTGAGGCGCGTGCAACGGCACAGGATCTACCTGGGACTGCGGTGACGTCTCCTTCTCGCCCTTTTCGTACTTCTTCTGCAGCTGATACATGCTGTGCGAGAGGTGCGCGGCagctgagctgctgctgctgttgccgctttGCTTGGATGCGGATGACGTGGAGGCTGACGACTTCTCCGCCTTGACAGGCGATTTCTTTTGATACTTTTTCAAAATCTGCATCAGCTCCGACTTGACATCCAGCCTTATCTCCTCCGGCACGCGCTTGATTTCCTCGTAGAGCGACAACAGAAAGAGCTTGTCGGGATCACGTTGCTTGCGCTTTTTACTTTTCTTGGGGAACGCATCCTGCATAAACTGCAACAGCTTCTCCTCAAATGGCGACTCGCGCTGCATGGCCGAATTTGTGTGCTGTCGCCGCAGCAGATGCGGATGCAGTCCGCCATGAAATGCTGGATGCTGCGGCATGCCCGGATGTGGCTGTGtgccatttccattgccattgccgtgCTCCGTTCCACCACCGTTGTGCGACTGCAGCTGACTCACATTCTGGCCCTGATACGAGCCACCGTTGGAAGAGCCCGGAGCATCGTTTGTCTCGCCATCGTTGGTATGATGATCCTGCGGCTGCTGTCCGCTATGCGACTGCGGATCCTTTTGGTGCTGcatgtgctgctgttgctggcccGCAGCAGCCGTAAGAATGGCATCGCAGAAGTGCTCCGGCACATAGTCGAAGCCGGTCATAAAGTTCTCGGGTTTCAGTTCGCCGTTCATCTCCTCGTAAAAGTACTCTGTGCCCACGATGTCAATGATGTCATTGTCCTCCTGATTCAGTTCAATGCCCGGTGGCGGCGATCCGCCAGACAACTGACAACGCTTGAGCTCCGCTAGTTTCTTTCGCGTCGTCAAACGCATATCGCGCCAGCACTGCAAGAAGAGCATTATCTAGAGATTGGACGGTATTTAATTTAGCTGACATACGCACCTTTTTCCACTGTATTATGGTCTTCTTGGGGCCAATAGTATTGAGAGCCGCTTGAATCTTCTCCCAATACCATTCCTTTTCTTTCTTGCCCTCCATATACTTTGTTTCGCGCAGCAGCGTGATGAGCATCTTCTTCTGCGGCTTTGTGACTCGATCCTTTaaagaaatgcattttacaACAATGTTTACATTTACAATAACGTCGAAAACAATCTTCGTCTTCGTTCAAGATCAGTTTACAAGCGAACTATGAGAACAGCTGTTATTGCAAGCAACTCTGTCAACACtggcaaaattataaatatgtatgttggTAAACACTGTTAAATGTTTTGTTCaaagaacaaaattaatacGCAGGTGAAGAAGAGATAACATTCCTCGCAGTTGATATCGAATAACATTAATcgatatatttgaaatttaaattaaaggaTATCGATGCCGGCCCGCTGCCCTTTCCTCCTGCACTTGTTAGCaatgtttaacaaataaaaagccaTGGAATCATCTGTTTAATGCAAGGTTCCCGAGGTGACCCCCACCTGTATTGCCAAACCGCCAGACAGACGAAGCGCATACAAGTTATAGAATTTTGtaccacacacatacactcacacacacgtacacattCACGGACACTGTGTTTGCAGAACGAAGCGATTTGACTCAAGATTTTGGTATTGTGATTCCATGACCAAATGCAAGACGCTTTCTTACCATGTTGACGAGCTTTTTCAGGAATCTGCGTTGGGATGAAATGTTGAATGTTTTATTTGCGCCCTAGTcgtgtttttaaatattaattttagcacttttgttgaatttttcaCAGTAGCACTCTTCCAACATTGTCGTAGTCGCAGTTCTGTCGCTtgttttattgtgtgtgtgcgtgttgttgctgtctgtgTTCTTGTATGTGTGCAAGTGTGGGTTTGCGCGGTGCGTTCGTCTCGTCGACGGTCTCACCAAACGttctgtctcgctctctctagTGCGCATGCAACTTACAGCCAACGACAGTCAGTGTCGTTCTCTTTGTCGCTGTGACCAAACGTCAGTTTGACGTTTGTATCGGCCATTCAGCCCTATTGGAAATTAACAACTTGCCCGCCAAGACAACTTAACAGAATTCTGTTAAACGACGAATAGTAAATAATATGCTTTTCAGAATAATGATTtgatatttcttaaattaaaaaactgtaTTGCAGTAGaaactaataaatttaaattctcttAGATTCGAGTCTCTTGGACAATAATGTATTTACAAGACTTAAGTTCCATGTACCACACtgtattatgtattatgtagtattaataaacaaaaaaatattcactttatctacatatattttattcatatagTAAACCCTCTGCAAAAAGTAGGTCcagaaaattgaatatttctgAAATTAAGAAGCGATTCTAATTTCAAGGAATCGTAATCTACTgacataatataaaatattcattgaggtatatgtatgtatttatttaatgtttcataaatgatttgcaaattgtgaaatttaattattaaactctttcatataaaaatatttaatattaaaacattatgAAATGTTTTTAGTTGGTAACGTAACGTTAATTCTGTTGAAAATGTGtcttcattttattgaaattaaaatttccattGAATTAATACATAGTAGAGTAGTGTCTACAACATTTTACAATGACACCgtttaaagaatattaaattaaaaaccaatttTGGTATTTAACGTTTTGCTGTTGAACGTCCCACTGTGCGAGAAATTGTGGAGACGCCTTCCAAGAACTGAGTACGAAACAGGACATTGGCATGATTGAAGAGACCATCTTTCAGGGAGACGATCAGAAATTGAGAATCGCGGAAATGTTGCTTGAGCATACTGccaatattttgtgtgtgcgacaTGTCGAGAGCTGCGTCCACCTCGTCGAGAATGTAGAGCGGAGCAGGAGAGAACTTGAGCATGGCCAAGACGAGGGACAAGGCAACCAAAGACTTTTGGCCACCAGACAACTCGCCCAAACTATCCTTAAAAACGCCATTGAAGCCGACCTTGATTTCGAGGCCACTCAGAATACCATTTGTTTTGACGGGCTTGAGCAGAGCTTGGGCACCTGGCAATAGAGTGCTAAAGATACCGCTAAAGTTCTCGGTAACCGCCTCCCAAGCACGCTTCACTTGACCTTGCTCCTCTTCATCCAGTTTAACAATAATCTGCTTGATTTTCTCCTTGTCCTGTGCGACAATTTGACGACGGCGCACCGTCTCGTTGTAGTTCTCCTCTTCGCGCTCCAGCGTTTGCATGGCATTCATGTTGAGAGTACGCTCCAttttctccttcttctcctGCATCTTGGTTAGTTTATTGCCCGCCTCGACGGGATCCTCTTTGCTGTAATCGTAGCGTGTATTCTTCATGCCGAAGAAACTCTTTTCCTCAGGTATCCAGGGGTATTTCACTTCCAGTGCATCCATACGTTTCTTCGCATCTTTGGCCTCTGCACTAATTTTGctcttttcgttttctttcttCTTGACTTCGAGTTCCAGCTCCTGATTTTGTTTAAGCATTTTCTCCTTCTTTCCCAGCAGAATACGCATCTCTTTATTCTGGCTATTCAAGTTGTCCTTTTGCGCCTTGATGGCCTTCTCCAGCTCAGATACTTCTGTGGCGGCACTCGAGCTATTTTGCTGCAATGCATCCAACTCCTCTTTGTACTTTTCGAGATTATCCACCATCTCCTGATGCTGTTGCTTGGCAGCTTCAATACTTTTCTCCAACTCGCTAATCTCCAACTGCAACGTTTCGAACTCTTGCTCGCGTTTTTTCCAATTGGCTCGCGACTTGTCGGCACGCTGTTGAGCTGCCTTTACTTCATTGTTGGCCGCTTTTAGCTCACGCTCTCGATAGCCCTTGGCATCTGCTAACTTGGCCTCCACATCTTTGACCTTGGCCTGCGAGGCTTTTTGCTTATCGCGTGCATCCAAGATTTGCTGTTCCAAGGTCTTGACTTTCTCTTTCATCTCTTCGATTTCTGATTGATTCTGCTGGAAAGCTGTGTGGGCCAAGCGACTCTTGCACATGGACAATTCATGTTGACGCAATTCAAGTGCTTCCTTcagtttgttgtgattacgTGCTACATTTTCAATAGCGCTGCAAAGATAACCAGTTTTTAGTAAAgttgtatataataaattaaatgctcTTAAGACATACTTTAATTGTTCCTCGACTTGCTTTAGTTCATTCATTTTGGCATTGAGGTCTTTCTCTAAATTACGAAGGCTGCTCAATTCCTCGAGGATATTCGCACCCTTGGGTGCTGCGCCACCAGACAAAGTGCCTGCCGAATCGACAACGTCGCCCTCCAAAGTCACACAGCGACCTCCAATGCGTTGATCTGCACTCAACTAATATGGAAAAcgttttttaagtaaattcaACTAATAGACAAAACACTCTGCTTACTCCTTTGGCCACCTCCAAGTCCTTGCAGATGAGAATACCTCCAAAGACAAACTGCATGACTGGCTCGAAGTAGCGATCATAGCTGATGAGTGACATGGCCGAATCCACATTATCATGTCCATACTAAAAGAAAATCAAGTAATCAAATACCAGACAATCATAAACAAATAAGACTTACAGTATTCTTGGCATACTGGATAACTTGTGGACTTAAAGGCGATGGAGTGATCTTGTTGATGGGTATAAAAGTGACGCGACGTTGTAAGTTGCCACGCTGCAAAATCTTCTTGCTCGTTACATCATCATCGGCCACATAGCTGTACAACTattcatacaaaataaaaactcaaatttttaagttgtTCACATTGAATGGGTCAACTTGATGCTTACATGACCGCCAGCTGCCATCGAGATGGCCATGGAGTTGCTCATATCGTTGACCTGAAACAATTTGCCCACCATGCCACGCACTTTCTGGCGCTGGAAATTCGGCTCTGGGTCATTATATTGCAGATCGTAGCGAGCTCCATTGCGTCTGTCCAATTCACGCTTAATCTCGCGCACTTGATTGTGCAATTCTTGGCGACGTTCCTTTAGCTGCTCGAACTGGCCGCCTTCGTAGTTAAGACCCTGCAACTGATGCTCCAGGTTCTTTACTTCTACCTCCAGCTGGTCCTGCAACGACTTGTCTTTGGTGTAGGCTGCATCATTTGTTTGCGTCTCGCCTTGCTTCTGGTTGAGCAAAGTGCGTGTGTGTCGCAGCTCCATTTCGGATGTTTTAATTGTGGTCTGTGCCTCGCTGAGCTGTTGCTTGGCAGCTGTGGATGTATTGTGGCACATTAGCTAGTCATTCAATAAAGTAAATCACCGACAACTCACCAATCAACTGCTCCTGCAGCGTGCACGCTTCGCCATCCTCGTTAGTGGAAAGACCCTGTGAAACAGCCTCCAATTTACGCTTGGCATCTTCGTAGGCCTTGGCATCATTGGCATCGGCATCTTTAAGGCCCTGGAATTCGTCCTTCACCATGGCCATGGCCTGCTGTTTCTTGAGCAGTGCAGCTTCATCCTCGGATATGTTCTTATTCGCCATACGAATCTTTTTCTGGTCCTGTTCAATTGTACCCTTGGCCGCCTTGAGGCTGCCTGATGCCTTGGCTTCGATGGCCCGCTTGGCGGACAGCTGCTCCTCAAGTGACTTGAGAGCACCACCCATTTCCTCGTCGATCTTATGCTGTATATCCTTCACCTTCACATCGGTGCTCTCAATTTCCTCGAGATTGCGAGCATGTGTCTCGCGGCAAGTGGCAATGCGATTCTCGATCTTCTCTTCGCTGGCCTCTACCGACTGCAGCGCATCGCATAGTTTCAGATATCTGGCCGAGATGAAGATATAGGTGAGGAATTCAATGTCGCGACAAATCTTCTGGTATTCCTGGTAGGCAGTGCGTTCCTTGCGCAGCTTGTCAAGCTTTGGCAGCACCTCCTCTTCTAGCAGTGCCGACGTCTCGCGTACTTTGCCCTCTTTCTTCTCGATCAGCGTCTTGGTGGCGTCTCGCTTGGTCTTATAGACGCTGGTGCCTGCCGCCTCCTCGACCATGGACAGCACCTACGATTTAAAGTTTGTCATTACTTTTGCCTACAACTAataactgctgctgcttaccTCCTTGGGCTTCATGTTCAACACCTGCTGGATCTTGCCCTGCATGATCAGGAAATTGGGATTGTTTACGTTCAGCTGTATGGAGCAGAAGAAGTCCTGCACCTTCTTGTTCTGTACCAGCTTGCCATTGATGAGAAACTTATTCTTGCCACCGACAACTACTTGACGGGTCACAGAGATCTCACGGCACTTCTCATAGCCAGGCGGACACTGCTGAGCATTTGTATTGTCGAAAACAATTGTAACCGTTGCCTTCGTTATGCCCGCCTGTCCATTCTTGAACACCAAATCCTGCAGCGCTGAAGCACGCACCTATAatacacatttaattaattactaaCTTTCTTGCTCTCTCAGTAATTTCGTATGTTGCttacattttgcaaattactTATGCCCAGCACAAAGCAAATCGAGTCCAAAATATTAGATTTACCGGATCCATTGAGACCTGTGATCGCTGTAAACTCTGGATCGAAGCCTTCGATCTCTGTGCGCTTGCCGTATGACTTGAAGCCATCCAGCACCAGTTTCTTCacatacattttaagaattaaacATCCAGTTGCTCAGAATTATTTTCAATCTAACTACAACTCAAACGACAGAATAACTAAAACCGCTTGTGCCGCCGTTTTTTC of Drosophila nasuta strain 15112-1781.00 chromosome 3, ASM2355853v1, whole genome shotgun sequence contains these proteins:
- the LOC132791442 gene encoding putative mediator of RNA polymerase II transcription subunit 26 codes for the protein MDRVTKPQKKMLITLLRETKYMEGKKEKEWYWEKIQAALNTIGPKKTIIQWKKCWRDMRLTTRKKLAELKRCQLSGGSPPPGIELNQEDNDIIDIVGTEYFYEEMNGELKPENFMTGFDYVPEHFCDAILTAAAGQQQQHMQHQKDPQSHSGQQPQDHHTNDGETNDAPGSSNGGSYQGQNVSQLQSHNGGGTEHGNGNGNGTQPHPGMPQHPAFHGGLHPHLLRRQHTNSAMQRESPFEEKLLQFMQDAFPKKSKKRKQRDPDKLFLLSLYEEIKRVPEEIRLDVKSELMQILKKYQKKSPVKAEKSSASTSSASKQSGNSSSSSAAAHLSHSMYQLQKKYEKGEKETSPQSQVDPVPLHAPQQLPLFQLQKKYEESAEKVHQQQSEQRKLEAAHQQQHAAHQQPPPPPPNEQHLHHPQMAHNIMFPLAQLRNEQPPSQQHHAHNPHQQQQHPHQQQQQSQQQQQHHPPTIFGSAASAAAMSTDRPAMSYENVG
- the LOC132794423 gene encoding structural maintenance of chromosomes protein 2; translation: MYVKKLVLDGFKSYGKRTEIEGFDPEFTAITGLNGSGKSNILDSICFVLGISNLQNVRASALQDLVFKNGQAGITKATVTIVFDNTNAQQCPPGYEKCREISVTRQVVVGGKNKFLINGKLVQNKKVQDFFCSIQLNVNNPNFLIMQGKIQQVLNMKPKEVLSMVEEAAGTSVYKTKRDATKTLIEKKEGKVRETSALLEEEVLPKLDKLRKERTAYQEYQKICRDIEFLTYIFISARYLKLCDALQSVEASEEKIENRIATCRETHARNLEEIESTDVKVKDIQHKIDEEMGGALKSLEEQLSAKRAIEAKASGSLKAAKGTIEQDQKKIRMANKNISEDEAALLKKQQAMAMVKDEFQGLKDADANDAKAYEDAKRKLEAVSQGLSTNEDGEACTLQEQLIAAKQQLSEAQTTIKTSEMELRHTRTLLNQKQGETQTNDAAYTKDKSLQDQLEVEVKNLEHQLQGLNYEGGQFEQLKERRQELHNQVREIKRELDRRNGARYDLQYNDPEPNFQRQKVRGMVGKLFQVNDMSNSMAISMAAGGHLYSYVADDDVTSKKILQRGNLQRRVTFIPINKITPSPLSPQVIQYAKNTYGHDNVDSAMSLISYDRYFEPVMQFVFGGILICKDLEVAKGLSADQRIGGRCVTLEGDVVDSAGTLSGGAAPKGANILEELSSLRNLEKDLNAKMNELKQVEEQLNAIENVARNHNKLKEALELRQHELSMCKSRLAHTAFQQNQSEIEEMKEKVKTLEQQILDARDKQKASQAKVKDVEAKLADAKGYRERELKAANNEVKAAQQRADKSRANWKKREQEFETLQLEISELEKSIEAAKQQHQEMVDNLEKYKEELDALQQNSSSAATEVSELEKAIKAQKDNLNSQNKEMRILLGKKEKMLKQNQELELEVKKKENEKSKISAEAKDAKKRMDALEVKYPWIPEEKSFFGMKNTRYDYSKEDPVEAGNKLTKMQEKKEKMERTLNMNAMQTLEREEENYNETVRRRQIVAQDKEKIKQIIVKLDEEEQGQVKRAWEAVTENFSGIFSTLLPGAQALLKPVKTNGILSGLEIKVGFNGVFKDSLGELSGGQKSLVALSLVLAMLKFSPAPLYILDEVDAALDMSHTQNIGSMLKQHFRDSQFLIVSLKDGLFNHANVLFRTQFLEGVSTISRTVGRSTAKR